From Zingiber officinale cultivar Zhangliang chromosome 5B, Zo_v1.1, whole genome shotgun sequence, the proteins below share one genomic window:
- the LOC121985673 gene encoding succinate dehydrogenase subunit 3-2, mitochondrial-like, protein MEKNARFAVHADSSFALRGCLSGTSGYPKMENLHQKLPNSCQSLSKFLHGSSFMVEPRPTISAYGRRSIHVTHSLSEATRGVVSNRPLSPHLPVKKPQLRATFSISHRIFGASLTSAILLIPIAWKFSLLLDV, encoded by the exons ATGGAGAAGAATGCTCGTTTTGCAGTTCATGCAGATTCTTCTTTTGCTCTTCGGG GTTGTCTCAGTGGTACTTCAGGATACCCAAAGATGGAGAATCTTCACCAGAAGCTACCTAATAGCTGCCAAAGTTTATCAAAATTCCTCCATGGCTCTAGTTTTATGGTGGAGCCTCGGCCAACTATCTCTGCCTATGGACGCCGATCTATACATGTGACCCACTCCTTATCTGAAGCAACGAGAGGGGTTGTCTCGAACCGCCCCTTGTCCCCTCATCTCCCAGTCAAGAAGCCACAGTTGCGTGCCACATTTTCAATATCCCACAGGATATTTGGAGCTTCTCTGACATCTGCTATTTTGTTGATCCCGATAGCATGGAAGTTCAGTCTTCTGCTCGACGTATAA